One genomic region from Thermoleptolyngbya sichuanensis A183 encodes:
- the glcD gene encoding glycolate oxidase subunit GlcD produces the protein MLTLETSSQRDWTPILQEFDAILGESGVIRRKEELLVYECDGLTSYKQRPAVVVLPRTTEQVAQVIRVCDRHQVPFVARGAGTGLSGGALPVEDCVLIVTARMNQILDIDLENQRVVVQPGVINNWVTQAVSGAGFYYAPDPSSQIICSIGGNVAENSGGVHCLKYGVTVNHVLGLKVVTATGEIVDLGSKIPEMPGYDLTGIFVGSEGTLGIATEITLRILKAPETIRVLLADFSSVEAAGQTVSDIISAGIIPGGMEMMDNFSINAVEDVVGTNCYPRDAEAILLIELDGSEVEVDTNTQRVEALCRQNGARNITAASDPQERLTLWKGRKAAFAAMGRISPDYYVQDGVIPRTKLQYVLQEIEALSQKHGYRVANVFHAGDGNLHPLILYNNAIPGELEKVEDLGGDILKLCVKVGGSISGEHGIGADKRCYMPEMFSAADLETMQYVRQVFNPKGLANPGKIFPTPKTCGEAARAIAPSAFPTLERF, from the coding sequence ATGCTGACACTCGAAACGTCTTCCCAACGCGACTGGACCCCGATTTTGCAAGAATTTGACGCGATTTTGGGCGAGTCCGGCGTGATTCGGCGCAAGGAAGAGCTGCTGGTCTACGAGTGCGACGGGCTGACCAGCTACAAGCAGCGGCCGGCGGTGGTGGTGCTGCCGCGCACCACAGAGCAAGTGGCGCAGGTGATTCGAGTGTGCGATCGCCACCAGGTTCCCTTTGTCGCCAGGGGAGCAGGTACAGGACTCTCTGGCGGGGCGCTGCCCGTCGAAGACTGTGTGCTGATCGTCACCGCCCGCATGAACCAGATCTTGGACATTGATCTGGAAAATCAGCGCGTTGTCGTGCAGCCCGGTGTGATCAACAACTGGGTGACGCAAGCCGTCAGCGGCGCAGGTTTTTACTATGCACCCGATCCCTCCAGCCAGATCATCTGCTCCATCGGCGGCAACGTTGCGGAAAACTCTGGCGGGGTTCACTGCCTGAAGTACGGCGTAACGGTGAACCACGTCCTGGGGCTGAAGGTGGTAACGGCGACGGGCGAGATCGTCGATTTGGGCAGTAAGATTCCCGAAATGCCCGGATACGACCTGACTGGAATCTTTGTCGGCTCCGAAGGGACGCTGGGCATCGCCACAGAAATTACGCTGCGGATTCTAAAAGCGCCGGAAACTATCCGCGTGCTGCTGGCGGACTTTTCCAGCGTGGAAGCAGCGGGACAAACTGTGTCAGACATTATCAGCGCGGGCATTATCCCCGGCGGCATGGAAATGATGGACAACTTCAGCATCAACGCGGTGGAAGATGTCGTCGGCACGAACTGCTACCCCCGCGATGCTGAGGCGATTTTGCTGATTGAGCTAGACGGCTCCGAAGTAGAAGTGGACACCAACACGCAGCGCGTCGAAGCCCTCTGTCGCCAAAACGGGGCGCGGAACATCACTGCCGCCAGCGATCCGCAGGAGCGACTGACGCTGTGGAAGGGACGCAAGGCCGCCTTTGCTGCAATGGGCCGGATTAGCCCCGATTACTACGTGCAAGATGGCGTGATTCCCCGGACGAAGTTGCAATACGTGCTGCAAGAAATTGAGGCCCTGAGCCAGAAGCACGGCTATCGCGTGGCGAACGTGTTTCATGCGGGTGACGGCAACCTGCACCCACTGATTCTCTATAACAACGCGATTCCGGGAGAACTGGAGAAAGTTGAAGATCTGGGCGGCGACATCTTGAAGCTCTGCGTGAAAGTAGGCGGGAGCATTTCGGGAGAACACGGGATTGGCGCAGACAAGCGCTGCTACATGCCCGAAATGTTCTCCGCTGCGGATCTGGAGACGATGCAATATGTCCGCCAGGTATTTAACCCCAAAGGGCTGGCGAATCCGGGCAAGATCTTTCCTACGCCCAAGACCTGTGGAGAAGCCGCAAGGGCGATCGCCCCTAGCGCATTTCCCACCCTAGAACGGTTCTAG
- a CDS encoding homocysteine biosynthesis protein → MKTIAEINDKIQQQTAVVWTVEELKAQVAELGVAQVAKTVDVVTTGTFEPAESSGAVLNLGHTDPPIKIRQCWLDGVMAYSGFGAVDLYLGASQMAEMGGAWDTPDPEELREGKGRNVPRERGGGHVIADLIAGKPVKLRAIGQVTDCYPRASVETTITRDTINQFYLFNPRNLYQNFIVGVNGGDRPLYTYLGPLQPRLGNAVYANPGALSPLLNDPDLNLVGIGTRIFLGGGVGYVAWEGTQHFPLQKRLPNHTPIGPAATLALIGDAKQMSDRWVKGCYFRGYGPSLMIGIGVPLPVLNEAVVERCAVQDADLVAPVVDFSIPRRVRPTFGLVSYAQLKSGRITIDGRSVRSAPLSSIFLARQIAQELKQWIEAGEFTLTEPIAPIPGDRTFLAQDRLGSQISLE, encoded by the coding sequence ATGAAAACCATCGCCGAAATCAATGACAAGATTCAGCAGCAAACAGCCGTAGTGTGGACGGTGGAGGAGCTAAAGGCGCAGGTGGCGGAGTTGGGTGTAGCCCAAGTGGCAAAGACGGTGGACGTGGTGACGACGGGCACGTTTGAGCCTGCGGAATCGTCGGGGGCGGTGCTGAACCTGGGGCATACTGATCCGCCGATTAAAATTCGCCAGTGCTGGCTGGATGGCGTGATGGCCTATTCGGGCTTTGGGGCGGTGGACTTGTATCTAGGCGCGAGTCAGATGGCGGAGATGGGCGGCGCGTGGGATACACCTGATCCGGAGGAACTGCGCGAGGGCAAAGGGCGCAATGTACCGCGAGAGCGGGGCGGTGGCCACGTCATCGCCGACCTGATCGCCGGAAAGCCTGTAAAGCTGCGGGCGATTGGCCAAGTGACGGACTGCTACCCCCGTGCGTCGGTGGAGACAACGATTACCCGCGACACGATTAACCAGTTCTACTTGTTTAACCCGCGTAATTTATACCAGAACTTCATCGTGGGCGTGAACGGGGGCGATCGCCCGCTCTATACCTACCTAGGCCCGCTCCAGCCACGCCTAGGCAATGCGGTCTATGCCAATCCGGGAGCGCTGTCGCCCCTGCTGAATGACCCAGATTTGAACCTGGTGGGCATTGGCACGCGGATTTTTCTGGGCGGCGGCGTGGGCTATGTAGCCTGGGAGGGAACGCAGCATTTTCCGCTGCAAAAGCGGCTGCCCAACCATACACCCATCGGCCCGGCGGCGACGCTGGCACTGATTGGCGATGCCAAGCAAATGAGCGATCGCTGGGTCAAGGGCTGCTATTTCAGGGGCTACGGCCCGTCGCTGATGATTGGCATTGGCGTGCCGCTGCCCGTCCTCAACGAGGCAGTGGTAGAACGCTGCGCCGTCCAGGATGCAGATCTGGTGGCTCCAGTGGTAGATTTTTCGATTCCCCGGCGGGTGCGCCCCACCTTCGGGCTGGTCAGCTATGCCCAGCTAAAATCAGGCCGCATTACCATCGACGGCCGCAGTGTCCGATCTGCGCCGCTGTCCAGCATTTTTCTGGCACGGCAGATAGCTCAGGAATTGAAGCAGTGGATCGAGGCGGGCGAGTTTACCCTGACGGAACCTATAGCCCCGATTCCGGGCGATCGCACATTTCTGGCACAAGATCGACTGGGGTCGCAAATCAGCCTGGAGTAG